In Ornithodoros turicata isolate Travis chromosome 1, ASM3712646v1, whole genome shotgun sequence, the DNA window AATTTATTTAAAAGTACAGGCGCTTGAGAGGATAGTTTTTGATTACCATAGTTCGTTCTTGAGAACGGAATTTTTCATGTGTCTTCGTGACGTGAGTTAGCACTGGAGGAAGGGGCTGCAAGCATTAATAAGTAAAGAAAAGTGCtgtgataagttttcacagCGTTTTTATACATTGTGAGCTGTCGATAATGGTATAACTTCGGAGCAGGTATGATATTAAACTTTGTGAGGAGACTGTCTACAGGATCTAGAAACGATAATTTAGCTATACTTCAAAggttctttttctgtttccttaaCAGAGATTGCTTGTAACCTTGTTTCAGATACCTGTTCTTTTGTTTGTTATCTCGTTGCTTTTATCATCTAAAACATTGAGAAGATAATGAGGCTTCCTGGTGTCGCTGCTCCGTGTAATTTGAAGGCGGACGACAGTTTGCTTGCTTCTTTCCATATAATTTTTTGCTATAACCTTCGAAGCGGGAAATGTACTTTATAATAGGTGGGGTCAACCTTACGTGTGcttactttttgtgacaaaacGAGGAGAACGACACGTTGGCTCGGCAAGCTTAGAAGTTCAAATATTGAAATTAAATCTCTCTATTGCATTCCCCATCGATAAATGTCATTGATGGCACATCTCGCGTGACGCACTTTCTCTATTGACTTTTATGTTTTTGACATTGCTACTGAAACACTCTTTGTGAGTTCCAGCTGCTGCGTCTCTCTAAGCAataacacgcacacaaaaaatacgaaaaaagaaaacaagacaaGCGATCATCGACGATGTAGTCGTAGGGATTCATCTCCCTAAGTGTCTGGTAGACACGCGGTCGTGTTTCCCCTGTTGAGTGTAACAAGGACGAGAGCGCAGCAAGCCTGCAGTGAAGGTCCCAAAGGAACGATTCACAAAAGCTTCGTTTTATCATAGCGCGTAGCAGCGTTATCTGCTCCGCCATGCTTCATCATGCATTATATAATCAGTCCACCTCACTGATTGCCATCGTGAAAGGGTACAGAGCCCTTTTTCTCAGTCTTCTGATTAATGCCAGCGGTTTTCAAAGCATTGTCACCGCTTTGATCAGGTTTGCATATAGCGTTCGAAAGCACTTTTCATGCTAAACGTCCTTGGGGTTGCGTCTACTATGAtcggtttaaaaaaaataccatTTGCTCGTCGATTTTGTTGGCACGCTCCCAAAAATTTCAGCTTCAGGACACCTATCCAGTGAAAAGATGGCTAACAAGCAAGCGATCTGGTGAAGGTGATGCATAATGTGAAACCCCGAGACTACAGTGAACCGTcggataatctgacatacgcgctttacgaccatactcctggggaacaatgcagtgaaacctctgcaaatgtccctctttaatatgacaattccgcgttatgaccGAAATTTTGGGAACGGCCATGTTCATAATCTCAGACAGACTCAGACAGGGACAGACTCAACACGAActtcttcgtgttccctagtgtcggggttttacattacgcACCAATACAGTGACACACAATGATATATcacgttattatgaccatggttgTTCTAAAAAAGAATTGGTCATACCGTGGAATTGTCATATCATATACAGGGGAATTATTAATACCGGGGGATTTGCAgaagtttcactgcattgttccccaggagtatggtcgtaaccctgtattcatacgagtcagttttctgccggcagcaagtcgggaaTGAGTGAGAGGATATCCGAGATAAACGAGGTCACTACGCGTCTGAAAACGCCCGCTCCTGCtctaggaggaggaggaggaggaggagtgtcgttgggaggaacccgagaggtctgcctgcctgattaggcggcatgtttctcgggaagggaaaggtggtggagaggaggagaggaaagggtgaagtggaagaccgagcggaatccggaggatagctgcgtccatgggccgacttcaggggaactgtgccggcatacgcctattacacatctgaggaaaacccaggaaaaaccccagacggcacagccggcccgcggattcgaaccgcggacctcccagtctccaagcgcacgcgttaccgctgcgccaccggagctggtctcgTGCTCTAGCTAGCACACGGGTGGAACGACGCTTGGCTTTACTGCGAAAGTGGTGAAATGACACACCGGCGCAGCAGCTTCGGAACAATTATGTAATGCACAGATAGATGCCTATAGTGTAGTGTTGCATAGGAAGCTTGTTCTCTACGTGGGGCGAAACAGGCGCGGAATACAAAgcatgaattttataaacgcggatatttctttcgctgAACAAACGttgactacacataatcgtCCGCTTGCACCTTTCCAATACATGTATAAAAACATAATAACTGGGAGCTACTCGTcctaccgaaaggaaaataaaaattgatttgatttaatctaatttaattaattattgacCACCGGTATATCGGCATCAGAGCGTCATCGCCAGTCGGTCACTTGTCGGCACGCTATCGCGCCTATATTGGTGCTCACAGCATCGAGATACGCTTCATTTGTGGAAAATAAAATCGAATGTGACAACGTCTATTCCCAAAATACTCCGAGAGGAGTTTGGGCCGTCCGCACGCAGATTTCGGTTAATGATGTTTTACATTCCATAGCGCCTCTTCGGAATCTATTCTTCGGCCCATATCTTGTCCcgtttctcacgtgaatgcACTCTGCATCATCCACAAGGAGCGCAAGCGCAATCAGTTATTTCTATCATTGCTCCATCCTACGCTAGACACAGACGAAATGCAAGCACGAATACAGAGGGGATCGGAAAACGGACAGCCGTCGGAAAACTGACCCGTGTGCTCGTGCTCTAGCTAGCACACGGGTCAGTTTTCCGACGGTATTTTTTTCCAGTCGATCGGTCAGTTTTCCGACGGTCAGTTTTCCACGATGTCATGGTATTGTTAGGATGGGTCTTGACATCACATGAACAGGGCTTGACTACACTGTGTGATATACAAGGGTTCCTTTCTCTCTTCTGCAGAAATATTTTCAACGTGGAGGCATTACGAGGGAGCAGTTCCGTACCGGCATACGTGAGATGGAGGTACCAGCGCATCCTGTTCATTCAACCTCAAATCTGCAATGTAACAGCTGGTCATTGAGCCTACTATGCGTAATTGTTAGATTTAGTGAGAAGTtatagatcaaagagtgatattaaactgtaggagcaacttatttatttacacttggtaacaagactttcgtggacgagactgcacttcttcaggttacaaaaatatgaacatggtacaggaacatatatacagttgacgggggagttttggCATGAGAGGGTGACAGGGTGACGGAAAGTATTGCAATACAGGTGAAGATGAAAATAACATAAATACAAAcccaggggtatcagaagcgcaacataacgcgagtccAAGGGATTACACAGGAAACAAGAACACAGGTaggtgacgttccaggaattGAGGATAAAAAAGGGGGTTATGGCAATGGCGACACCGGTCCGGGTTACAAATTTGACCAGAGACcgttctcacggtccactggtcaccttgtGGGAATGCAAAATTCCACTGCGAttgcaaacaaaaaacaaaaaaaaaacaagaaaaacagcaTGATAGTTAGTTAGACAGATGGATAGATAGCAGAGTTGTGTGCTAACCAAGAGTTGTGTAATCACATAAACACATATGTCggagatctagagcacattcttctccattgcccacactaccaaccttcctgaaccgtactctccggatcccttaacaaGCTCGACTCtcgccactctctctcacaaaactgattggtccctggccaattcagcccaccaacgctctgccttgaaagctctcttcgcctttctggataccataggacttcgatccatattctgaaggggctcattatttcagtccctgcatcaccaccagcaatggggtagagtatcgcccctggcgatgaaactccccattcatcaacTTGTAgtgaatttgttgttgttgtttgtagaCAGTTGATGCTGTAATAAGCCCTAATGTTATGTCAGATATAGTTCAGCCGTGGGGTATCGCACCCACGTGTACGATAGTATTTCAAGTCATCTGCTTTGTTGATCGTCCGCAACTCATCAATTGTTGTGACTCAGACGAACGCCACGTACATTAGCTGATGTTACTCACCACCATCGTGCTGGAAAATCTGGTCAATCTACGACCCAGAGATTCGTGCATTATAACCTGCTTGAGTGCGTACTGGGAAACTGCGGTCTTTTACATTTGCCAGCCTTGAGTAGTGTAATGTCGGCTGTTCACTTTGTAGTCAGTATACAGTCTCAGTACAATGTAGTGGGCAAAAGTGAGTACGAGACTGCACTTCAAGCGGCGCTTGCTTCCAATTTGCCAATGGTTCAAATCGagccacaagcaattgttaccAACTGCACCCTTGATGGTAGTGTAGGCCTAATCCTCGTTCACCGGCTGTTCGACCCACCAAGAGGCACCTTGCCCTGTTTGGATTAGTTCCCGCTATCCGTCGACGCCCGTTGACGCGATCCCTGCTTGCACTGTATGGCTGTGTGGCGCGATATGCAAAACCTTCACTCATACTTCTCAATTGGATTGTCAACACTGCCGGAGAAGCCGCTGACGACATCGGTCAACACTGTGCCTCGTACGGATAGACGATTTCAGGCTTGCTCCACGCAGCTCTATGCTTAGCTCATGAATGTCTACAGCCATTGCTGATTTATAAGCCTCTTAAAGCTGTCAGCTTTTCGTTGGGTGCGAGCTTGTGAGTACAGGAACTTGTAAACGTATCCACAAAAAcaacgagaaaaaaaaggagtaagaGTTGTCACAGCCCCAGCGCCCGCAGTACTTGAGTTGTGGCATTAATTTGTATCAGCGTCTCTATAGCGGAACATATTAGGTCCACATTTCTTGATCTGTATGAGAGTATATATACGATATATGCTTGCCCATGTTCGAATATATTAATTTTTCTATATTTATATTTCggatgttttcttcttcttttttttcaattatgtGCACGGACACCTCATTTGCGTCCGGTGCCATGTATTTCCTAGTCAGCGGCGTTTCCAAACACGCCTGCGGGGAACTGTCATGTGAATTTTATTGCCGCTCAATGCCCTTTATTTTTTGTACCCCATTCTAAAAAAAATGGGTCACAGCCTTGGCTCACCTCTTGTCCTTCTTTCAGATCTGCATGGTGGAGAAAAAGGTCGTGCCCCCGGATGGGAACATTGCCTTGGCTGTTCTCCGCTGGTTTCGTTCTACATTCTTTCGCTAGAGTAGATAACTGGCAACCTGGAATACACCTATCTGAATGAATACCTATATGAACACGTATCTCGCTTAGACCACTGAAGAGACATCAAGGTTAAAGACTCTACGCAATTGttcattctttttttatgttgttgtttctctttcaaaTAATACATTTTTCTGAGCATAGAACTGGAGTTTTAACTTCCGCATGCGAGCGCCTTTTTTTGGTCGGAATTTAACCGGAGCGGCGATCGTGACATATCTGGCGGTGCGCGGAAGCGCGCTGCCGACAGGAGAGTCAGCGACCAGCTTTACGTAACCAGGTCCAGGACGGTGATCACTCACGAACACTCCACGAACCGTGAACACTCCATTCGTGATGCGTGATGTTCCTCCCATAGAGTATGGTTAAAAATCGGGCTGTTCGGTatttcatactttaaaagcgacaAAACCCCCGGGAAACATAGATTCCTGCATGTACGGGTATCGGGAACGCAAATCTCAATGACCTCAGCTTCCGTGCCTCGTCTTCGCAGTATTTTCAAAGCAGAGCCATCAAATGCGCTTCACTCTGGTGACTGTGACTGCGGGTGTGCCTCCGATTTCCGAAGGTTGAATAGGCGCCATGGAAGAAAGCATTGTTTTCTTTTACATGTTTAACGAGCTCGGCCTTCGGTGCAACCTTTGCTTCCGCTTGCCGGTGCCCGACTGTCGACTCGGGAATGGCCCTGAATGCGCGACTTCCGAGCCAGAGCGAGACAAGCGTGCAAATACCTCGACAGCTCGCGTTCAAGTCAGGAGAGAAGTAGAAAGCTGATACATGGGGCCAGTGgcatttcttttttccataACAGTTGCTCGTTGGCGTAGGTTTTTTCAATAGGATTGGTCCCATGTTGGCAGGGCCGTCTCTTCTCTGAATACATAGCGCAAGGGGAGGCGTTTCAGGGGGAGCGCTGAAGGTTCTTATCACAGTGCCATGTATGCAAACGACAGTTTGGCGATTAGGCAGAGCCTAAACAGAGACTCGATATGTAATCAAATTGATCGCTTTTGATTGGCTGCTGTTTCACATGCTGGCCGCCACAACATAAACATTTTCTCGAAAATGGCGGCGGAGCTTGGGACGGCGAAACGAGTATTTCATGATTCAATACTATCTATCTATGGCCTACATCGACCGTCAACACTACTTAGGCTAGATTTCAGCCAAACAAAAGTCTTTTAGTGGA includes these proteins:
- the LOC135375700 gene encoding uncharacterized protein LOC135375700 isoform X3, translated to MKDLMFRYSLDAYTIQKGLHIGCVSLRFCYHKYPIKANKYFQRGGITREQFRTGIREMEICMVEKKVVPPDGNIALAVLRWFRSTFFR